One genomic window of Ziziphus jujuba cultivar Dongzao chromosome 4, ASM3175591v1 includes the following:
- the LOC125422028 gene encoding anthocyanidin 3-O-glucosyltransferase 2-like: MKKAELVFIPFPGWSHIVMTFEISKFLVKQDERLSITVVLTKSPFDSKVETFIDSLHSSSSKPDGINLILLPENNILSSEIEPSIIMGKFMEYQKLHVKEAVTKLMRSNGDSPGRIAGLVIDMLCSQIMDVADELGIPKYSFFPSCAGSLGVYLHLLTLYHELNVDLTKFKNDRVTELHMPCFTNPIPAGVLPDVVLDKAGAELILNHAKRIRETKGVIMNTFIELETQTIQTLSSDLPPLYPVGPILNMILSGDSLLKSKGAHKNSDIINWLDDQPPLSVVFLCFGSLGEFSKEQLKEIADALQNCGFRFIWSLRQAQKDDITGLTEFTYPKEVLPKEFFDRTAGIGKVIGWAPQLAILSHPSVGGFVTHCGWNSMLESLSFGVPVAAWPLYADHGPIAFQMVRELGLGAEIKLDYRLKCDYNIHDEDVIVTAKEIEEAIRKVMEAESEMRKRVKDMSEKCKKTLLLGGSSYFSIRRLINDVINNIP, from the coding sequence ATGAAGAAAGCAGAGTTGGTGTTCATCCCCTTCCCGGGTTGGAGCCACATTGTAATGACCTTCGAGATTTCCAAATTTCTTGTGAAACAAGACGAACGACTTTCTATTACTGTGGTCCTCACCAAGTCACCTTTTGATTCCAAGGTTGAAACCTTTATCGACTCGCTTCATTCTTCCTCCTCCAAGCCAGATGGTATTAACCTCATCCTTCTCCCAGAAAACAACATCTTAAGTTCAGAGATCGAGCCGAGTATCATCATGGGCAAGTTCATGGAGTATCAGAAACTCCATGTCAAAGAAGCTGTCACCAAACTGATGCGATCAAACGGCGACTCTCCCGGCCGCATCGCCGGATTGGTCATCGACATGCTCTGCTCGCAGATTATGGACGTAGCCGACGAACTTGGGATTCCTAAGTATTCATTTTTCCCTTCGTGTGCCGGGTCTCTAGGTGTTTATCTCCATCTCCTAACACTCTACCACGAGCTTAACGTAGACCTCACCAAGTTCAAGAACGACAGGGTTACCGAGTTGCACATGCCGTGTTTCACCAATCCGATACCAGCCGGAGTCTTGCCGGATGTGGTTTTGGATAAGGCTGGCGCCGAGTTGATTCTAAATCATGCTAAACGAATCAGAGAAACCAAAGGTGTTATCATGAACACGTTCATCGAGTTGGAAACTCAGACTATCCAAACCTTATCCAGCGACCTCCCGCCCTTGTATCCAGTGGGACCAATACTGAACATGATATTGAGCGGTGATAGCCTGTTGAAGTCAAAAGGGGCCCACAAGAACTCCGACATAATCAATTGGCTTGACGACCAGCCCCCATTATCGGTGGTGTTCTTATGCTTTGGCAGTTTGGGAGAGTTCAGTAAAGAACAGCTGAAAGAGATAGCCGATGCTCTCCAAAATTGTGGGTTTCGATTCATTTGGTCTCTTCGACAGGCCCAAAAAGATGACATCACAGGGTTAACAGAATTCACATATCCAAAAGAAGTCTTGCCCAAAGAGTTTTTCGATCGTACTGCTGGGATTGGAAAAGTCATAGGTTGGGCCCCACAGTTGGCAATCCTGTCCCATCCATCGGTAGGCGGGTTCGTAACCCATTGCGGTTGGAATTCTATGCTGGAGAGCTTGAGTTTCGGAGTCCCAGTTGCTGCTTGGCCTCTATATGCTGATCATGGTCCCATTGCGTTTCAAATGGTGAGAGAACTGGGATTAGGAGCTGAGATCAAGCTCGATTACAGGTTGAAATGTGATTATAACATCCACGACGAGGATGTCATTGTGACTGCAAAAGAGATCGAGGAAGCAATAAGGAAGGTAATGGAAGCTGAGAGTGAGATGAGGAAGAGGGTCAAAGATATGAGTGAAAAGTGCAAAAAGACCTTATTGCTTGGTGGCTCATCTTACTTTTCCATACGCCGTCTGATCAATGATGTAATAAACAATATCCCTTAG